The following proteins come from a genomic window of Sulfitobacter indolifex:
- a CDS encoding DUF998 domain-containing protein, producing MSNKVTVPRQHSAPEFMICLGWSAIIGCVVFAVSILIADFVVPDHDWIADTISDLGAGRYEFIVDIGIYAFSASLVACALLCAHVHFGGGRWSTGTIGLAVLGLIVFLVGARNEYGDRDSDGVVIHVYLVYALGVIMLTVPWLLSKGFAEASPSLAKALKIISILWLISAPPFFFLPTGIDGIYERYLGLIAMAMVVLIGRFFIRRGRALKEGQG from the coding sequence ATGAGTAATAAGGTCACAGTTCCCCGACAGCACAGCGCACCGGAATTCATGATTTGTTTGGGCTGGAGCGCGATCATTGGCTGTGTGGTATTCGCTGTCTCAATCTTGATCGCAGATTTTGTGGTTCCAGATCACGACTGGATTGCAGATACGATCAGTGACCTTGGTGCGGGACGGTATGAGTTTATCGTTGATATTGGCATCTATGCGTTTTCAGCGTCGCTCGTCGCTTGCGCCCTTTTATGCGCGCATGTTCACTTCGGCGGCGGGCGTTGGAGCACCGGCACTATCGGGCTTGCTGTATTGGGGCTTATCGTTTTTCTGGTGGGGGCAAGGAACGAATACGGGGATCGCGACTCCGACGGCGTGGTGATCCATGTTTATCTGGTCTACGCGCTTGGCGTGATCATGCTGACCGTACCGTGGCTGCTTTCCAAAGGTTTCGCTGAGGCTTCTCCCTCTCTCGCAAAAGCGCTCAAGATCATTTCGATACTTTGGCTGATATCTGCGCCGCCATTTTTCTTTCTCCCGACCGGGATCGACGGGATTTATGAGCGCTATCTGGGGCTGATTGCGATGGCTATGGTGGTGCTTATCGGGCGCTTCTTTATCCGGCGCGGCAGAGCGCTGAAAGAGGGCCAAGGCTGA
- the secG gene encoding preprotein translocase subunit SecG, with protein MENVVLIIHLILALGLIAVVLLQRSEGGGLGMGGGGGAVSGRSAATALGKITWILAAGFIVTSITLTIIAAEKSAGSSVIDRLSATPPAQNGSPALPAGDDLLPPSADGNTPLVPAAD; from the coding sequence ATGGAAAATGTCGTTCTGATCATTCACCTGATTCTGGCCCTTGGCCTTATCGCCGTGGTGCTGCTGCAACGGTCTGAGGGCGGCGGCCTTGGCATGGGTGGCGGCGGCGGCGCTGTTTCTGGCCGCTCGGCTGCTACCGCTTTGGGCAAGATCACTTGGATCCTCGCCGCTGGTTTCATCGTCACTTCGATCACCTTGACCATTATCGCGGCGGAAAAATCTGCAGGCTCGTCGGTCATTGACCGGCTGAGCGCGACACCGCCCGCCCAGAACGGCAGCCCGGCGCTGCCTGCAGGCGATGATCTGCTGCCGCCGTCTGCGGATGGCAACACACCGCTGGTCCCTGCGGCCGATTAA
- a CDS encoding nitrile hydratase accessory protein, with amino-acid sequence MSAPEPAFEAPWHAQLFALTVHLNESGLFDWPFWADRFGATLARHGLARELNGGEDYFNAWLETLETLLIDAGYARPGDLRALRDGWEAAYLSTPHGAPVHLNEPQSG; translated from the coding sequence ATGAGCGCCCCGGAACCGGCCTTTGAAGCGCCTTGGCACGCGCAACTTTTTGCGTTGACGGTGCATCTGAACGAGAGCGGCCTTTTCGACTGGCCCTTTTGGGCCGACCGCTTTGGCGCGACACTCGCCCGACACGGGCTGGCGCGAGAGTTGAACGGTGGTGAAGATTACTTTAACGCATGGCTGGAAACTCTCGAAACCCTGTTAATTGACGCGGGCTACGCCCGCCCCGGTGATCTGCGTGCTCTGCGCGACGGGTGGGAGGCCGCCTATCTCAGCACGCCACACGGCGCGCCGGTGCATTTGAACGAACCGCAAAGCGGCTAA
- the nthA gene encoding nitrile hydratase subunit alpha: MPHDHSDHDHPHALLPPEPALRVKALETLLTRKGLIDPAALDEIIDTYENRIGPRNGAEVVARAWSDPDFRAALLKDATAVVAEMSFFGRQGEHMVAVENTDEVHNIVVCTLCSCYPWPLLGIPPGWYKSDAYRARVVREPRKVLAEFGVELSAETAVRVWDSTAEVRYLVVPQRPAGSEGLDVAALADLVTRDSMIGTGLAKAP, encoded by the coding sequence ATGCCTCATGATCATTCAGACCACGACCATCCCCATGCCCTGCTGCCGCCTGAGCCTGCGCTTAGGGTCAAGGCGCTGGAAACACTGCTGACGCGCAAGGGGCTGATTGACCCCGCAGCGCTGGATGAAATCATCGACACCTATGAGAACCGCATCGGCCCGCGGAACGGTGCAGAGGTCGTCGCACGCGCCTGGAGCGATCCTGATTTTCGCGCGGCTTTATTGAAAGACGCAACCGCCGTGGTGGCCGAGATGAGCTTCTTTGGGCGGCAAGGTGAACATATGGTCGCGGTCGAAAACACCGACGAGGTGCACAACATCGTCGTTTGCACCTTGTGCAGTTGCTATCCGTGGCCGCTGTTGGGCATCCCGCCGGGTTGGTACAAATCCGATGCCTACCGCGCCCGCGTGGTGCGTGAGCCGCGCAAAGTACTGGCGGAGTTCGGTGTCGAACTTTCCGCTGAGACCGCCGTGCGCGTCTGGGATTCGACCGCTGAAGTACGCTATCTGGTCGTCCCGCAGCGCCCGGCAGGCAGTGAGGGGTTAGACGTCGCGGCACTGGCCGATCTCGTCACCCGCGACAGTATGATCGGCACCGGATTGGCCAAAGCCCCATGA
- a CDS encoding DUF421 domain-containing protein encodes MFFDSVPLDIIARALLLSGLALVWVVFVVRVIGLRTFSKMTAFDFVATVATGSLLAGACQATTWPEFAQPTLAIFALLGAQFVIARLRQVSDQFEDVVQNEPVILMRDGQIFDEALRQTRVARTDLLAKLREANVMKFSEVRAVVLETTGDISVLHGEDLDERILEGASAASG; translated from the coding sequence ATGTTTTTCGACAGTGTTCCGCTTGATATTATTGCGCGTGCGCTTTTGCTTTCCGGCCTCGCGCTGGTTTGGGTGGTTTTTGTGGTCCGCGTCATCGGTCTGCGCACTTTTTCAAAGATGACTGCCTTTGATTTCGTGGCCACAGTTGCCACCGGCTCGCTTCTTGCCGGGGCCTGTCAGGCGACCACATGGCCGGAATTTGCACAGCCTACCTTGGCAATCTTTGCGCTCCTTGGTGCGCAATTTGTTATCGCCCGATTGCGGCAAGTCTCTGATCAGTTTGAAGACGTGGTGCAGAATGAGCCTGTAATTCTGATGCGTGACGGGCAGATTTTTGATGAGGCGCTGCGCCAGACCCGCGTCGCCCGCACTGATTTGCTCGCCAAGCTGCGTGAGGCCAACGTGATGAAATTCTCCGAAGTGCGCGCCGTGGTGCTTGAAACAACGGGAGATATTTCGGTCTTACATGGGGAAGACTTGGATGAACGAATACTTGAGGGCGCATCTGCAGCCTCAGGTTGA
- a CDS encoding HAD family hydrolase has product MDLKNIKGLLFDKDGTLFDFAATWVPWAEAFLLRACGGDRRFAARVGADIGFDFAARRFAPHSIAIAGTPQQVVEALAPHFPDQTPAALLEMINTEASLAPQCEAVPLKPFLQQLRDKGFKLGVATNDAEHPARAHLSAAGVVDMFDFIAGFDTGHGGKPSPGQLLAFASHVHLPTASIAMIGDSVHDLEAGRAAGMLRIAVLTGPAEQQDLAAHADMVLPDIGHLLNYLS; this is encoded by the coding sequence TTGGACTTAAAAAACATTAAGGGCTTGCTGTTCGACAAAGACGGCACTCTGTTCGATTTCGCCGCGACATGGGTGCCTTGGGCCGAAGCCTTTTTGCTGCGTGCCTGCGGCGGCGATCGCAGGTTTGCCGCGCGGGTCGGCGCAGATATTGGGTTTGATTTCGCCGCGCGCCGTTTTGCGCCGCATAGCATCGCGATCGCTGGCACACCTCAGCAAGTGGTCGAAGCCTTGGCGCCGCATTTTCCGGATCAAACGCCCGCCGCTTTGCTTGAGATGATCAACACCGAAGCAAGCCTAGCCCCGCAGTGCGAAGCCGTGCCTCTAAAACCATTTTTGCAGCAGCTTCGCGACAAAGGCTTCAAGCTTGGCGTCGCGACAAATGACGCCGAACATCCCGCGCGGGCGCATCTTTCTGCGGCAGGGGTGGTTGATATGTTCGACTTTATTGCTGGGTTCGATACCGGGCATGGGGGCAAGCCTTCGCCGGGGCAATTGCTCGCATTTGCGTCCCATGTGCACCTGCCCACGGCATCAATTGCTATGATCGGTGACAGCGTTCACGACCTAGAAGCCGGTCGCGCGGCTGGCATGCTACGTATTGCTGTGTTGACCGGGCCCGCAGAACAACAGGACCTTGCAGCCCATGCCGATATGGTGCTGCCAGATATCGGCCATCTGCTAAATTATCTGTCCTGA
- a CDS encoding DMT family transporter yields the protein MQQDRPLIGITLMMGFCIIAPVGDAVAKLLGASVPLGQVVLIRFAVQALILIPIVWASGRAWRMSGRVFWLTLLRTILHMAGIAAMFTALKYLPLADAVAIAFVMPFFMLLLGKFILNEEVGPRRLGASIVGFLGTLFIVQPSFANVGWPALLPIVVAVVFSFFMLVTRQIAKQTDPINLQAVSGVMAVVMILPLLAFGSVMPIAPLQIIQPNVLDWFLLLGIGLLGTIAHLLMTWSLRFAPSTTLAPMQYLEIPFATLLGLIIFSDLPNLLAGLGILITVSAGLYIIMRERATAYALAAAVAPPAAPQGSAAKSTAFPVRPSPARQAP from the coding sequence ATGCAGCAGGATCGGCCTCTTATCGGAATAACCCTGATGATGGGTTTTTGCATCATAGCCCCTGTCGGTGATGCAGTGGCCAAGCTGCTTGGCGCATCGGTCCCGCTTGGGCAGGTCGTGCTCATCCGCTTTGCCGTTCAGGCGTTGATCCTTATCCCAATCGTTTGGGCATCGGGCCGGGCGTGGCGCATGAGTGGGCGGGTGTTCTGGCTGACACTTTTGCGGACCATTCTGCATATGGCGGGAATCGCCGCGATGTTCACAGCTTTGAAGTACTTGCCCTTGGCCGATGCCGTTGCGATCGCGTTCGTCATGCCGTTTTTCATGCTGCTGCTTGGCAAATTCATCCTGAATGAAGAGGTCGGTCCAAGGCGGCTCGGGGCGAGCATTGTTGGATTTCTCGGCACGCTTTTCATTGTTCAGCCCAGTTTCGCAAATGTCGGTTGGCCCGCGCTGCTGCCGATCGTGGTGGCGGTGGTCTTTTCATTCTTCATGTTGGTCACGCGTCAAATCGCGAAACAAACTGATCCGATCAACCTTCAAGCCGTCAGCGGCGTTATGGCGGTGGTGATGATCTTACCTTTGCTTGCTTTCGGCTCTGTAATGCCGATCGCCCCGCTTCAGATCATCCAGCCCAATGTGTTGGACTGGTTCCTCCTGCTCGGTATCGGGCTTCTTGGCACCATCGCCCACTTGCTGATGACATGGTCGCTTCGCTTTGCCCCATCGACGACCCTCGCCCCGATGCAATATCTTGAGATCCCTTTCGCCACACTGCTTGGGTTAATCATTTTCTCCGACCTGCCAAACCTATTGGCGGGCTTGGGTATTTTGATCACCGTCAGCGCGGGGCTCTACATTATTATGCGCGAGCGGGCCACGGCGTATGCTCTGGCCGCAGCAGTTGCGCCACCAGCGGCGCCACAAGGGAGCGCGGCAAAATCAACAGCATTTCCGGTCCGGCCATCTCCAGCGCGACAGGCCCCGTAG
- a CDS encoding 23S rRNA (adenine(2030)-N(6))-methyltransferase RlmJ, with translation MLSYQHIYHAGNLADVHKHALLAWTLSYLTRKDKPLTYLETHAGRALYDLSDAAAEKTGEARQGIEKVAKWFAPDHPYAQVLQALRQTHGPRAYPGSPLLAAKLLRPDDRIHLAELHPQEHSALDLAMSPYPVKCHLSDGFEMAFALTPPTPRRGMLLIDPSYEIKTDYDTIPRQIAKLHRAWNVGIIALWYPILTNRAHLPMLDALTANHPEALRHEVRFPPARPGHGMVGSGMFVINPPYRLEIEAKNLTAHFATLTQQEK, from the coding sequence ATGCTCAGCTATCAACATATCTACCACGCCGGAAACCTTGCAGACGTGCATAAACACGCGCTGCTGGCGTGGACGCTGTCTTATTTGACCCGTAAGGACAAACCGCTAACCTATCTGGAAACCCACGCGGGTCGCGCGCTCTATGACCTTTCTGACGCGGCGGCGGAAAAGACTGGCGAGGCGCGCCAAGGCATCGAGAAGGTGGCGAAATGGTTCGCCCCCGATCATCCTTATGCGCAAGTGCTGCAAGCCCTGCGCCAGACCCACGGCCCCCGCGCCTACCCCGGCTCGCCCCTACTGGCCGCGAAGCTGCTGCGCCCCGATGACCGCATTCACCTTGCCGAGCTGCACCCACAAGAACACAGTGCGCTCGATCTGGCGATGTCGCCTTACCCGGTGAAATGTCACCTGAGCGACGGGTTCGAAATGGCATTTGCCCTCACCCCGCCGACTCCGCGCCGCGGCATGCTGCTGATTGATCCCAGCTATGAGATCAAGACCGACTACGACACGATCCCCCGCCAGATCGCCAAACTGCACCGCGCGTGGAACGTCGGCATCATCGCCCTGTGGTATCCGATCCTGACCAACCGCGCGCATCTGCCGATGCTTGACGCGCTTACTGCCAACCACCCCGAGGCGCTGCGCCACGAAGTGCGCTTTCCGCCCGCGCGGCCCGGTCACGGCATGGTCGGTTCGGGCATGTTCGTGATCAATCCTCCCTATAGGCTGGAAATTGAGGCAAAGAACCTCACCGCCCATTTTGCCACCTTGACCCAACAGGAGAAATAA
- the nthB gene encoding nitrile hydratase subunit beta, whose translation MTRVHDMGGRFGDGAVTPEAEDVVFHADWHPRALALTLATGALGKWNIDVSRHTRECLAPTDYARFSYYEKWIAGVADMLVARGVVSREELAGTADPTPSPLAEKTLKAPQVAGVLARGGPADRTSNIAAIFAPGDAVVTRKQPENTIVPGGHTRLPAYAAGARGRVLRLHGTHVLPDSNAHDLGEAPEPLYAVAFPASELWAHPEHPRDEVVLDLWQSYLEIP comes from the coding sequence ATGACCCGCGTGCATGATATGGGCGGACGTTTCGGCGATGGCGCAGTGACCCCGGAGGCGGAAGACGTGGTCTTTCACGCCGATTGGCACCCGCGCGCCTTGGCGCTAACCTTGGCCACGGGTGCTTTAGGCAAATGGAACATCGACGTCTCGCGCCATACCCGCGAATGTCTGGCCCCCACCGACTACGCGCGGTTCAGCTATTACGAGAAGTGGATTGCCGGAGTGGCTGATATGCTGGTCGCCCGTGGGGTGGTCAGTCGTGAGGAGCTTGCAGGAACGGCAGACCCCACGCCAAGCCCGCTGGCGGAAAAGACGTTGAAAGCACCTCAAGTTGCAGGGGTGCTGGCCCGAGGTGGCCCGGCCGATCGCACCTCTAATATCGCTGCGATCTTCGCGCCCGGTGACGCTGTGGTTACCCGCAAACAGCCAGAAAATACCATCGTCCCCGGCGGCCACACCCGGTTGCCCGCCTATGCCGCTGGCGCGCGGGGGCGGGTGCTGCGGCTGCATGGCACACATGTCTTGCCTGACAGCAACGCCCACGATCTGGGTGAGGCGCCCGAGCCGCTTTATGCCGTGGCCTTCCCGGCCAGCGAACTCTGGGCGCATCCCGAACATCCCCGTGATGAGGTCGTGCTCGATCTGTGGCAAAGCTATCTGGAAATCCCATGA
- a CDS encoding diguanylate cyclase: protein MQGTILIADAIATNRIALKVKLCAAFYQVVQAVDMEEALATARENPPDLVICALTLPGGGAADLCEALKASADTAQLPVLAIGNGDQTTGRLAALEAGASDVLLRPLDTTLLLGRARSLIRARNAAGEWEMRDDTTRALGLAEPSTEFTAQSHCVLIHSDSATSVNWAKQLRPLLRAGLTLANPEEAIRSASKNGPPDAYVLVLSEIPNTANAALRLISVLRANAQTRHAGLLVVQLTPDAAQAATALDLGADDLMTDGFNTAEMVLRLHAILRRKRKTDQLRNTVRTGLKAAVFDPLTGLHNRRYALPHLDQIAEHALETARPFAVMVADLDHFKGINDRYGHAAGDSVLVQTAERLRNNLRGMDLVARIGGEEFLIVMPGTNLSNAESTAADICSDIGNRGFVVPGTPAPVHVTISIGLSIGPMVQDGSPLSAEALMAQADRALYSAKSHGRNQVNLSRPAA from the coding sequence GTGCAAGGGACCATCCTTATTGCAGATGCGATTGCGACCAATCGTATCGCCCTCAAGGTCAAGCTTTGTGCGGCGTTTTATCAGGTCGTTCAGGCCGTAGATATGGAAGAGGCCTTGGCTACTGCGCGGGAAAACCCGCCTGATCTTGTGATATGCGCGCTTACCTTGCCCGGAGGCGGGGCTGCCGATCTGTGCGAGGCGCTGAAAGCGTCTGCCGATACTGCGCAGCTTCCGGTGCTGGCCATCGGAAACGGGGATCAAACAACAGGTCGACTTGCCGCATTAGAGGCGGGTGCCAGCGATGTATTGTTAAGGCCGCTTGATACGACATTGCTACTTGGCCGCGCGCGCAGCCTTATCCGCGCCCGCAACGCGGCGGGCGAATGGGAAATGCGGGATGATACCACCCGGGCGCTTGGTTTGGCTGAACCATCCACCGAGTTTACAGCCCAAAGCCATTGCGTTCTGATCCATTCAGACAGCGCGACGAGCGTCAATTGGGCCAAGCAACTGCGCCCCCTATTGCGTGCGGGGCTTACCCTTGCCAATCCGGAGGAGGCCATTCGATCTGCTTCTAAAAACGGGCCGCCCGATGCCTATGTGCTTGTCCTGTCGGAGATACCTAATACTGCCAACGCGGCGCTGCGGCTGATTTCGGTGCTGCGCGCCAATGCGCAGACCCGCCACGCTGGGCTGTTGGTCGTGCAATTGACCCCCGACGCAGCACAGGCGGCGACAGCACTTGATCTGGGCGCCGACGATCTGATGACCGACGGCTTTAACACTGCCGAAATGGTTCTGCGCCTACATGCTATCCTACGCCGCAAACGCAAGACCGACCAACTGCGCAACACAGTGCGTACAGGGCTGAAAGCCGCGGTATTCGATCCGCTGACGGGGCTGCACAACCGCCGCTATGCCCTGCCCCATCTAGACCAGATCGCAGAACACGCCCTTGAAACGGCCCGCCCCTTTGCGGTGATGGTCGCCGATTTAGATCACTTCAAAGGAATAAACGATCGCTACGGCCATGCAGCTGGGGATTCGGTATTGGTGCAAACTGCAGAGCGGCTGCGCAATAATCTGCGCGGTATGGACCTGGTCGCAAGGATTGGTGGTGAGGAGTTTCTCATCGTGATGCCCGGCACCAACCTCTCTAACGCCGAATCCACTGCCGCCGATATTTGTTCTGACATCGGCAATCGGGGGTTCGTCGTCCCCGGCACACCTGCGCCTGTGCATGTCACCATCAGCATCGGCCTCTCCATCGGGCCGATGGTGCAAGACGGCAGTCCGCTTTCAGCAGAAGCCCTGATGGCGCAGGCAGATCGGGCGCTTTATTCGGCAAAATCGCACGGCAGGAACCAAGTAAATTTAAGCCGCCCTGCCGCTTAG
- a CDS encoding adenylosuccinate synthase → MANVVVVGAQWGDEGKGKIVDWLSERADVIARFQGGHNAGHTLVIDGKVYKLHALPSGVVRGGKLSVIGNGVVLDPWHLLKEIETIEGQGVEINPENLMIAENTPLILPFHGELDRAREEAASKGTKIGTTGRGIGPCYEDKVGRRAIRVADLADPATLEARVDRALQHHDPLRKGLGVEAIDRDALIAQLQEIAPKIMPFAAPVWKVLAEKRKAGKRILFEGAQGALLDIDFGTYPFVTSSNVIAGQAATGVGLGPTAIDYVLGIVKAYTTRVGEGPFPTELEDADGQRLGERGHEFGTTTGRKRRCGWFDAALLRQTCATSGITGICLTKLDVLDGFETLKVCVGYDLDGERLDYLPTAAEQQARCVPIYEELPGWSESTEGARSWAELPANAIKYVRRIEELIQCPVALVSTSPEREDTILVTDPFAD, encoded by the coding sequence ATGGCCAATGTCGTCGTTGTCGGCGCCCAATGGGGTGACGAGGGAAAAGGCAAGATCGTTGACTGGCTCAGCGAACGCGCAGATGTGATCGCACGCTTTCAAGGCGGGCATAACGCGGGCCACACTTTGGTCATCGACGGCAAGGTTTATAAGCTGCACGCGCTGCCTTCGGGCGTGGTGCGCGGCGGTAAGCTTTCGGTCATCGGCAATGGCGTGGTGCTGGACCCGTGGCACCTGCTGAAAGAGATTGAGACGATCGAAGGGCAGGGTGTTGAGATCAACCCCGAGAACCTGATGATCGCGGAAAACACGCCGCTGATCCTGCCGTTCCACGGCGAATTGGACCGCGCCCGCGAAGAAGCGGCGAGCAAGGGCACCAAGATCGGAACCACCGGCCGCGGCATTGGCCCCTGCTACGAAGACAAGGTTGGCCGCCGCGCCATCCGCGTTGCCGATCTGGCGGACCCTGCGACGCTAGAAGCCCGCGTTGACCGCGCGCTGCAGCACCACGATCCGCTGCGCAAAGGTCTGGGTGTTGAGGCCATTGACCGCGATGCGCTGATTGCGCAACTGCAAGAAATCGCTCCGAAAATCATGCCTTTCGCCGCACCTGTGTGGAAGGTGCTGGCCGAAAAGCGCAAAGCTGGCAAACGCATCCTCTTCGAAGGGGCCCAGGGCGCGCTGTTGGACATCGACTTTGGCACTTATCCTTTCGTTACCTCCTCCAACGTGATTGCAGGGCAGGCGGCGACCGGCGTGGGCCTTGGCCCCACGGCCATCGATTATGTGCTGGGCATCGTCAAAGCCTATACCACCCGCGTCGGCGAAGGCCCGTTCCCGACCGAATTGGAAGACGCAGACGGCCAACGTTTGGGTGAGCGGGGCCATGAGTTCGGCACCACCACCGGGCGCAAGCGCCGTTGCGGTTGGTTCGACGCGGCCCTGCTGCGCCAAACCTGCGCGACCTCCGGAATCACCGGCATCTGCCTGACCAAGCTTGACGTGCTCGACGGGTTCGAGACGCTGAAAGTTTGCGTGGGCTATGACTTGGATGGCGAACGGCTCGACTATCTGCCGACCGCCGCCGAACAGCAGGCGCGCTGCGTGCCAATCTATGAAGAACTGCCGGGCTGGTCCGAATCGACCGAAGGCGCGCGCAGCTGGGCGGAATTGCCCGCCAATGCGATCAAATACGTGCGCCGGATTGAAGAGTTGATCCAATGCCCCGTCGCGCTGGTCTCAACCTCGCCGGAGCGGGAGGACACCATTCTGGTGACCGACCCTTTCGCGGACTGA
- a CDS encoding DUF3572 domain-containing protein has product MSYTQDSAETLALQALAWLAANDDLLPVFLGSTGASEADLKKQASDPVFLGAVLDFLMMDDAWVIGFCDYLAIPYERIMQARAALPGGEQVHWT; this is encoded by the coding sequence ATGTCCTATACTCAAGATTCCGCCGAGACCTTGGCGCTACAAGCGCTTGCTTGGTTGGCGGCGAATGACGATCTGTTGCCCGTCTTTCTAGGCAGCACCGGCGCATCGGAAGCAGACCTGAAAAAACAGGCCAGCGACCCTGTATTTCTTGGCGCTGTGCTGGATTTTTTGATGATGGATGATGCGTGGGTCATCGGCTTTTGCGACTATTTAGCCATCCCCTATGAGCGGATCATGCAAGCCCGCGCTGCATTGCCCGGCGGGGAGCAGGTGCATTGGACTTAA
- a CDS encoding CTP synthase, with translation MARYIFITGGVVSSLGKGLASAALGALLQARGFSVRLRKLDPYLNVDPGTMSPFEHGEVFVTDDGAETDLDLGHYERFTGVAARKTDSISSGRVYSTVLEKERRGDYLGKTIQVIPHVTNEIKDFLDIGGDEVDFMLCEIGGTVGDIEGLPFFEAIRQFSQDKPRGQCIFMHLTLLPFVKASGELKTKPTQHSVKELRSIGIAPDILVCRSEGPIPAKEREKLALFCNVRPDSVIAAQDLKSIYEAPLAYHREGLDQAVLDAFEITPAPKPNLKRWEDVADRIYNPEGEVKVAIVGKYTQLEDAYKSIAEALTHGGMANRVKVKVEWVDAEIFDSEDAGPHLEGFHAILVPGGFGERGTEGKIKAAQYAREHKVPYLGICLGMQMAVIEAARNVAGLKTAGSEEFDHEAGKKRFEPVVYHLKEWVQGNHKVARKVDDDKGGTMRLGAYDATLVEGSRVAEAYGTTTIDERHRHRYEVDIAYKEQLEKAGLKFSGMSPDGKLPEIVEWSDHPWFIGVQFHPELKSKPFEPHPLFKDFVRAAKEVSRLV, from the coding sequence ATGGCACGCTATATTTTCATCACCGGCGGTGTGGTCTCGTCTCTGGGCAAGGGGCTGGCCTCGGCGGCCTTGGGCGCTTTGCTTCAGGCACGTGGCTTTTCGGTACGTCTGCGCAAGTTGGACCCTTATCTGAACGTCGATCCCGGCACGATGTCGCCCTTTGAGCATGGCGAAGTTTTCGTCACCGACGATGGCGCGGAAACCGATCTTGATCTGGGCCACTACGAACGCTTCACCGGCGTTGCCGCGCGCAAGACTGACAGCATCAGCTCGGGTCGCGTCTACTCCACCGTTTTGGAGAAAGAGCGGCGGGGCGATTATCTGGGCAAGACCATTCAGGTCATCCCGCATGTGACGAATGAGATCAAAGACTTCCTCGACATTGGCGGCGATGAAGTTGACTTCATGCTTTGCGAAATCGGCGGCACTGTGGGCGACATTGAAGGCCTGCCCTTCTTCGAAGCGATCCGCCAGTTCAGCCAAGATAAGCCGCGCGGACAGTGTATCTTCATGCATCTGACGTTGCTGCCTTTCGTTAAGGCCAGCGGTGAGTTGAAGACCAAGCCGACGCAGCACTCGGTCAAAGAATTGCGCTCCATCGGCATCGCGCCTGACATTCTGGTGTGCCGCTCCGAGGGGCCGATCCCTGCGAAAGAGCGCGAGAAGTTGGCGTTGTTCTGCAACGTGCGCCCTGACTCGGTGATTGCCGCGCAGGATTTGAAGTCGATCTACGAAGCCCCACTCGCCTATCACCGCGAAGGGTTGGATCAAGCGGTGCTGGACGCCTTTGAGATCACCCCCGCGCCCAAGCCGAACCTGAAGCGGTGGGAAGATGTGGCGGATCGCATCTATAACCCCGAAGGCGAGGTCAAAGTTGCCATCGTGGGCAAATACACCCAGCTTGAGGATGCCTATAAATCCATCGCCGAAGCGCTGACCCATGGCGGCATGGCGAACCGGGTCAAGGTCAAGGTCGAGTGGGTCGATGCCGAGATTTTCGACAGCGAAGACGCTGGGCCGCACCTTGAAGGCTTCCACGCGATCCTCGTCCCCGGGGGCTTTGGTGAGCGCGGCACCGAGGGCAAGATCAAAGCTGCGCAATATGCGCGCGAGCATAAGGTGCCCTATCTTGGGATTTGCCTTGGCATGCAGATGGCCGTGATTGAGGCGGCGCGGAATGTGGCTGGGCTGAAGACCGCAGGGTCGGAAGAGTTCGACCATGAGGCGGGCAAGAAGCGGTTCGAGCCGGTTGTGTACCACCTCAAGGAATGGGTTCAGGGCAACCACAAGGTCGCGCGTAAGGTTGACGACGATAAGGGCGGCACCATGCGTTTGGGCGCTTATGATGCAACGCTGGTCGAGGGCTCGCGCGTGGCTGAGGCCTATGGCACCACCACGATTGATGAGCGTCATCGGCACCGCTATGAGGTTGACATCGCTTATAAGGAACAGCTTGAGAAGGCTGGGCTTAAGTTCTCGGGCATGTCGCCGGATGGCAAGCTGCCGGAGATCGTGGAATGGTCGGATCATCCGTGGTTTATTGGGGTGCAGTTCCACCCTGAGCTGAAGTCGAAGCCCTTTGAGCCGCATCCCTTGTTTAAGGATTTTGTGCGGGCGGCTAAGGAAGTGTCGCGGTTGGTATAA
- a CDS encoding DUF2842 domain-containing protein gives MALSYKARRRWALVILLIGLPSYIAVAVWTVAQFDRPPVLLELGIYVALGIVWALPFKFVFKGIGQADPDAGDDQ, from the coding sequence ATGGCGCTGAGCTACAAAGCACGCCGCCGTTGGGCGCTGGTGATCCTGCTGATCGGGCTGCCAAGCTATATTGCCGTGGCGGTCTGGACGGTGGCCCAATTCGACCGCCCGCCGGTGCTGCTTGAGCTTGGCATCTATGTCGCCCTTGGCATCGTTTGGGCGCTGCCGTTCAAATTTGTCTTTAAGGGCATTGGACAGGCGGACCCGGATGCGGGCGACGATCAGTAA